A single region of the Nocardioides sp. W7 genome encodes:
- a CDS encoding TetR/AcrR family transcriptional regulator — MPRISGENLQQHREQLQRRVFVAFAELMAERSFDAITMALIAERAELGRTAIYHHFRDKEAVVVAFATHETEQYVAQLREAMQGSSDPVAQLRTYLRHHLEAGEQFHMGLGPQLYGILPPSSRQAIREHVVAVEDVLREILRSGVDAGAFRIDDLDGTLSLVHACLSPRHLPAGTIETFVLGAVGAAG, encoded by the coding sequence GTGCCCCGCATCTCCGGCGAGAACCTGCAGCAGCACCGCGAGCAGCTTCAGCGTCGGGTCTTCGTCGCGTTCGCCGAGCTGATGGCCGAGCGGAGCTTCGACGCCATCACGATGGCCTTGATCGCCGAGCGCGCCGAGCTCGGCCGCACCGCGATCTACCACCACTTCCGCGACAAGGAAGCGGTGGTCGTCGCGTTCGCCACCCACGAGACCGAGCAGTACGTCGCCCAGCTGCGCGAGGCCATGCAGGGCAGCTCCGACCCGGTCGCCCAGCTGCGCACCTACCTGCGCCACCACCTCGAGGCCGGGGAGCAGTTCCACATGGGCCTCGGTCCACAGCTGTACGGCATCCTGCCGCCCTCGTCGCGCCAGGCGATCCGGGAGCACGTCGTCGCGGTCGAGGACGTGCTGCGGGAGATCCTGCGCAGCGGGGTCGACGCGGGCGCGTTCCGGATCGACGACCTCGACGGCACCCTGTCGCTGGTCCACGCGTGCCTCAGCCCGCGGCACCTTCCGGCCGGCACGATCGAGACGTTCGTGCTCGGCGCGGTGGGTGCCGCGGGCTGA
- a CDS encoding Ig-like domain repeat protein, whose protein sequence is MSMLTRGGSRLAALGTAGALAASALVLSAPAAQAAEIGGRMDGSMTWGLSDYLTTPAMGSITSLASGYAAPASYDGTTKLSTFEVESATIAPDGGAVIAFDGASLKYAPTGNRWLKFEDPIVDVGADGNGQLSALVSYGPGVGSYPTSSYDPAVAAYRGPTRTPLVDLVGNTSAAVDTGTYLSTWTGLAGTWAPELVTFLAGDAAAVPPVPGLSYRSQLTNDAGKAPKPLSITVERLPEVAVAVTKFDKNYLDLSISGAGFNPDSGVQPMSNGVYIGVAAAGGILGLGGGGAAEGMAQFAGSDHVAGGAIVDGAFTRGLAVETAKLTKGRAYSLYTWSAHGNPVAGDSQMTETPLAIDWNALTPPVTPAPTKVVPKLTVKVAKAPTTRKAGRAVITVKGSKGAATGKVKVQILKGKKVVKNLGAKALKNGKLTVTLPKRAKGTYKVKVTYAGSTAYKSASKTKAFKVRKR, encoded by the coding sequence ATGTCCATGCTCACCCGAGGCGGGTCGCGGCTCGCGGCCCTCGGCACGGCCGGCGCGCTCGCCGCGTCCGCGCTCGTCCTCTCCGCACCCGCGGCCCAGGCGGCAGAGATTGGAGGGCGCATGGATGGCTCCATGACCTGGGGCCTCTCCGACTACCTGACGACTCCGGCGATGGGCAGCATCACGTCTCTGGCGTCCGGCTACGCGGCCCCGGCCAGCTACGACGGCACCACGAAGCTGAGCACGTTCGAGGTCGAGTCCGCGACGATCGCCCCCGACGGCGGCGCCGTCATCGCCTTCGACGGCGCCTCGCTCAAGTACGCCCCCACCGGCAACCGCTGGCTCAAGTTCGAGGACCCGATCGTCGACGTGGGCGCCGACGGGAATGGCCAGCTCAGCGCCCTGGTCTCCTACGGCCCGGGCGTCGGCTCCTACCCGACGAGCTCCTACGACCCGGCGGTCGCGGCGTACCGCGGTCCGACGCGCACGCCCCTCGTCGACCTCGTCGGCAATACCAGCGCCGCCGTCGACACGGGCACGTACCTCTCCACCTGGACCGGCCTCGCCGGCACCTGGGCTCCCGAGCTGGTCACCTTCCTCGCCGGCGACGCCGCTGCGGTTCCCCCGGTGCCCGGGCTCTCCTACCGGTCGCAGCTGACCAACGACGCAGGCAAGGCTCCGAAGCCCCTGAGCATCACCGTCGAGCGCCTTCCCGAGGTTGCGGTCGCGGTGACCAAGTTCGACAAGAACTACCTCGACCTGTCGATCTCCGGCGCCGGCTTCAATCCCGACTCGGGCGTGCAGCCGATGTCCAACGGCGTCTACATCGGCGTCGCGGCCGCGGGTGGCATCCTCGGTCTCGGTGGCGGCGGCGCCGCCGAGGGCATGGCCCAGTTCGCCGGCTCCGACCACGTGGCCGGCGGTGCGATCGTCGACGGCGCGTTCACCCGGGGGCTGGCGGTCGAGACCGCCAAGCTGACCAAGGGGCGTGCCTACTCGCTCTACACTTGGAGCGCCCACGGCAACCCGGTCGCTGGCGACTCGCAGATGACCGAGACCCCGCTCGCCATCGACTGGAACGCGCTCACCCCGCCGGTGACCCCGGCGCCCACCAAGGTCGTCCCGAAGCTGACCGTCAAGGTCGCCAAGGCCCCGACCACCCGCAAGGCGGGTCGTGCCGTGATCACGGTCAAGGGCAGCAAGGGTGCCGCCACCGGCAAGGTCAAGGTGCAGATCCTCAAGGGCAAGAAGGTCGTCAAGAACCTCGGCGCCAAGGCCCTGAAGAACGGCAAGCTCACCGTCACCCTGCCGAAGCGGGCCAAGGGGACCTACAAGGTCAAGGTCACCTACGCCGGCAGCACGGCGTACAAGAGCGCCTCGAAGACGAAGGCGTTCAAGGTCCGCAAGCGCTGA